GCGAAAAGGTATCGGTCGGGTCGCTGCCGGGTGTCGGGCCCAAGACCGTCGAGGCCCTCGAGGCCTCCGGGTTCGAGACCGTGGATAGTATCGCCGCCGCCTCCGTCGAGGAGCTTTCGGCCGTGGAAGGGATAGGGGCTAAGAAGGCGGAAAAGATCCTTGATGCCGCCAAGGAGCTTGCAGGCTCGTAATGCCCCGGAGAAGGTGCGTCGGCTGCGGCCTTACGAGGGATAAGGGATATCTTGTAAGGTTCGTATCGGTAGAGGGCAGGCTGGTCCCGGACTTTAAGAAAAGGATGCCCGGAAGGGGGCTTTACCTTTGTCCCTCAAGGGGCTGCGTTGTCAGCGCGTGTGAAAAGAAGGGGGCCTTTTCAAGGGCCCTTAGGACGGCCGTGACCGTGCCGGACACAGAAGAGTTATGGGAGGAGATACCCGAAGGGTCCGACTGAAACTTAAAGACATTGCGTTAAGGGACGGGTTTCACCGGCCGGAAGGGATGGAGTTTCAAACTTTGAATTATGACGGATAAAGAAGAAAAGACCGTTGCGGAGGATAGCGTCGAGGAGAAGCGGATAAGGCCCGCCGTTATCCGGAGACGTGTGAAGAAGGCCGCTCCGCCGAAGAAGGAGGAGAAGGCCGCTGCCGCTGAGAAACCTGTTTCCGCG
This sequence is a window from Thermodesulfobacteriota bacterium. Protein-coding genes within it:
- a CDS encoding YlxR family protein; this translates as MPRRRCVGCGLTRDKGYLVRFVSVEGRLVPDFKKRMPGRGLYLCPSRGCVVSACEKKGAFSRALRTAVTVPDTEELWEEIPEGSD